In the Clostridium gelidum genome, AGCACATGAAAAACGAGGTAAAGAAGCTATTGATGATATAAATATATTACCTAAATTTACCGGAACAGCAGTACATGACTGCTGGAAGACATATCATCAATACTCTTGTGAGCACGCTTTATGCAATGCTCACATATTAAGAGAGTTAAATGCTATATCAGAGCTAGAAAAACAAAAATGGGCAGAGCCTTTGAAAAATCTATTAGTAGAAATAAAAAAAGAAGTAGATTTATCTTGGAATACTGCCAATGCCTTAACTTTAGATAAAATTGAAGCCTTTGAAAAAAGATATGATCAAATATTAGAAGATGGCTTCAAAGAAGATTATATAGCAAATAGTAAAGCATACAGTAAAAAGAAAGTAAAGAAAAGTACTAGTCTTAATCTATTAAATAGATTAAGCGGTTATAAAAATCAAATACTTGCTTTTATGTATGATTTTGAAATACCTTTTGATAATAATCTTGCAGAGCGTGATCTACGAATGACTAAGGTTAAACAAAAAATCTCTGGAACATTTAGAAGTAAAGATGGCGCAAAAGCATTTACTAGAATTCGTGGATATGTATCCACGGTTCGAAAAAATAGCTTGAATACTTTGGATTGTATAAAATCAGTATTTACTTCAAATATAATCGATCCGACCTTAGTTTAACTAAGATATTTCTAGGGGTATTGAGAATAAGTTGATACCCCTATTTGCCATACCTAAAAGTATATCTATTAAAATTTTAAATGACTACAGCTGAATAGTTACTACCATTCAATTTTATAGGATGTAACTGCATTCATAATTATTCTTAAATTTAATTTCCTCCTTACCGTATTTGTAGTATTGCACAGTATTTAAAACATAAAAAATACCGCAAATTCATTTCTGAATAATGCGGAATTAAAAAATATATTATAAATCTTTTCTGCTAAAGTAAGTTAATTTTTTTATGGATTATAGATTCGTAATGCCTCCAGCCTTTTTGCTCGCTCAAACGCTTCTTTTAAAAATTCTTCTGCCGATAAATCATTATAATTCCAATTCATGGCCTCTATTGCAGTCGCACCTGAATAATCTGTTTTCGCAATTTTTTTCATTGCAATAGACCAATCAATTGTGCCGTCAAAAGGTAACAGGTGTCCGACGTTTTCATAATTATCATGTAGATGTAGTGCCATCAACCGAGAACCATACATTGATAATAAATCATTGCCAAAGTAGTAGCGGTAATGATGGGCACAGTCATAACAGAATCCAATACGAGGGGAATCTACTTGCTCCAATACATATGACAAATTGGAAAAATTCCGTATATTCTCCATCGCAACATTGACGCCAAACTGTTCTGCTTTTTCAGCGATTCTCTTGATTCTATCAAGCCCCAATGCGTTATATGGATGGTCTTCGTTTGGCAGGTGCACCACCATTGTTGGAATTTCAAATTCGGCGCAATCTGCAACACATTGCAAATAGCAATTCGTTAAATCTTCACCGTCAAGATTGTCAAGCCAGAGGTTGTTTTCTGCGTGGAATGGTGTGTGGATATTTTCTATAAAAAGCCCTGCTTCTCGCACAATTTGAGGTCCACTTTTGTAATCACCTAGACCAAAGCAATCACGACCAAAACCATCACTCCACCATAATAAAATGCCATCAAATCCGGCTTCTTTTATCAACCGATAACGCTCCTTTTTCGTCAATTCATAGCCAAACCAATCATAAATAGTAAGCATAATCCACTTCCTTTCTTAATTTTACCATCATAGCTTTCTTATAATTCATAGACTTAACCATAACAAAATTTCACAAATAAAGTTTTCTACTTCATTGTGAAGAAAAGCAATTTATAGTTTTCAGGTCTATTTTACTTTATACCGCTAAGACGCTGATTATATAAATAATCTGTAATTGTCTATTTTTTAAATAAATAATGCAAAAATAGACTTGCTACTGCTAACTTATATTTTTTCTCACAAGAAACAGAATTAGTATCATTCATAAAACTTTGCAAATCTCCTAGCTCAAGTCCGGAATATATAGCTAAGGTTTCATAGCTAATTTCAAACTCATCTATTAGCACATCTATTACTGCTTTAACTCGGTCATCTTTATTTACCATCACTATCCCCTCAGATAGCATAAAAATCATGTTGCATAAATGCGAAGGGTTCGGAATATTGGAATTTTTCAAACTATCTCCATTATTCTCACCAGAATTTACGATATTGGTAAAAAAATCATATAATTTATTTTTCCCATCCATATAATCTTTCAACCAAACATAATCTACTCCTATCATCTTACTCAAAGATTTCAGTTCCATTTTATAGTTTTTAAGCAAATTTTCTATGTCTTTTCTTATAACATCTTCAGTTTGATTGAAGTTTGTAGAAATAATAGTTTTAACTGAATTAATTTCCATTATAGTCTCCTTTTAGAATATTTATAGTTTATCCTTATTTCG is a window encoding:
- a CDS encoding sugar phosphate isomerase/epimerase family protein, with the translated sequence MLTIYDWFGYELTKKERYRLIKEAGFDGILLWWSDGFGRDCFGLGDYKSGPQIVREAGLFIENIHTPFHAENNLWLDNLDGEDLTNCYLQCVADCAEFEIPTMVVHLPNEDHPYNALGLDRIKRIAEKAEQFGVNVAMENIRNFSNLSYVLEQVDSPRIGFCYDCAHHYRYYFGNDLLSMYGSRLMALHLHDNYENVGHLLPFDGTIDWSIAMKKIAKTDYSGATAIEAMNWNYNDLSAEEFLKEAFERAKRLEALRIYNP
- a CDS encoding HTH domain-containing protein produces the protein MEINSVKTIISTNFNQTEDVIRKDIENLLKNYKMELKSLSKMIGVDYVWLKDYMDGKNKLYDFFTNIVNSGENNGDSLKNSNIPNPSHLCNMIFMLSEGIVMVNKDDRVKAVIDVLIDEFEISYETLAIYSGLELGDLQSFMNDTNSVSCEKKYKLAVASLFLHYLFKK